The DNA window CATAACCTATTAAGACAGCTTGATCTGGTTATGGTCCCCTGGTACCAGTACTGCtttgggttttgattttgttgttagtTTTCTCTCATGCCTGTGACTAACAATACACAGAGCTGCTGGTGACAATGTTCACCTTCAATTTTTCTCTTGGTTAAATTAAGGACACATAAAGAATTCAGGAACGTTTGCAGGGTAGTACAAATCAGAAGACATGTCTAGGTAGAATGGTTAATGATTTGATTCAGCAAGAGAAAGAGGACTGGTTGGTTTCATATCAACCTCAAAGACTCAACAGAGTTAATCATCATCTGTTGGTATCTATTAGGCAACTGTCTTCACACAATAAGCTCTAAAAACTCCTAACAAGGAAGAAGGGTGAATGCCAGTCATAAAATGTAGAAGTGAAGGGATAAGGAGTTAAAGTTGCTGGTATAAAAGAAATCCTTTGagtcagtctcaaaaaaaaaaaaaaaaaaccaggtatTGCTAATTTATTACAAAACTTATGAAGGGTAAAATGGAGTTTTGTCATACTCTGTAAcagttgtattattattattgttgttggtgttgttaaattttatagtttttattattttatattattattagttttgtcATATTCTGTAACAATTTTCTATTCCTCTAGAGCTATGACTTAAGAAATATGTTTTCTGTGCTGTTATCATAGCTATGCAGTAGATCTTCTTAGTTTAAATTGAATTTCGGGGTCAAGACATATCACTGTGCTTTAACATAAAGGTGCTGAAGtgttttaaagacaaaatagTCATATTTAAACATTATGCTAATGAAAACtgaatttcattttttccttttgaaagattttagattattttatttaaaccaaTGCCTTTTGTGAACCCAGCTAAGTCAGTCTGTATGCATCATTTCATTTGCCTGTTTCTTTTGATGTTTCTCTCTCAAGGTACATCCATTTCATTCAAGGAATGAGGACCAGATGCAAAGAAGCAGGCACTGTTGAAAGCCAGTGGCTAAAATTAGATCATTGACAACATTTACTTATATGGTCGGGGTGAAACTTGAGTGTGTAACATTTTCTCCTGAAAGGAGACACTTCCACATCATGGTAATGCAAGCATTAGTTATCAAATTACATCCATATTACATCATTGGTAGTAAAACTGAcccaaaatagaaagagaaaccaTATACCTTTTCTGCCAAAAAACGAGCTAAAGACAAAATTAATAGACTTGTATTCATGGGGTTATTTGACCAGTCCCTTCTTAGTTAGGTCAAGATGTTTCTTCAAGAGACACTGTAACAGCAAAGAGGAAAAGAGTGTAACATAGCTGATAGAGGAACAGAAAGAGTGGTCTAGACTTTCCACTCTGTTCTGTGATAGATTGTAAACACAAATCGTCAGTGACTAACGCAGACTCTTATTTGTAAGCATCATTTCTTTCTCAGGTCTTCATATACACACTTGTGCAGTGAAGGCGTGTGTAAACATGCACCTTATTGAAGCACCATCCTGTTGTTTGACTCCATCTCTCAGAAAAAATCCACAGCATTTGTGAACGTCTCGTTACAGGGAGTATGCATCTAAATGTGCACACATCACAGTGTGTGCATTATGGTAGCAAGAGCTCGTACATACTACGTCATCAATCATTCTAGACATGCATTGTATCCCTTCTTTCCATATCTGTCTCCATCACACAGGGTGCCTGGGAGATACGCCCAATTCCGAAGCACCATCGTTCAGTCTGGTGGCTCATTCCCACTGCTGATCAAGAGTGCCTGTCACTGTGCAGTGCAAACATCCACACCGGAACACACTGCTCTGGGAAACCCTCTTGTTTCTCCTGGCCCAGAACCACCAGTCCACTCTTCCTAATAAGGCTTCGAAGGATGTCCATGTCCCGAGTCACACTGCTGTCAGACAGGTCGAAGATACAGCCCTCCCGTGCCACATTGTCCTTCAGTATGATAACACCATTTTCTTTCAGGCCATCTCGACACCGGGAAAGAAATGCAAGAAGGTCCTTATCAGTCAGGTACCCTGCAAGTAGGGTCAGATTGGTAGAGAAACAGGGCAAGAGGGCAGTGAGTTGGAAGGAAAACAAGGCTAAGAATCAAAACAGTCCTCTGTATACTCATACAAATTGCTTAATAGCTTGAACTGTTTTAGTTGCAAGAGACTTTGAAAACATTAGGGgttttattcttttgtatttttatcaTGCTACCTGGACTGTGTGCCTAATAGGCACTAGACACTACTGCCCTCCCCCCAGAGCTATTTCATGTCCTTATACAACACAATtgggtttgtggtgtgtgtgtgtgtgtgtgtgagagagagagagagagagagagagagagagagagagagagagagagggagagggagagaggaaaaggaagagggagaggaagagagagagaatataattcATTGCTGTTTCATTTCCTAAGGATTTAAGTCTCAGAACATTTAGTTCTACCAATAAATAATGAGGATTAACCATTTATGGGTCCAATGTTTTCAAGTATTTACATTTCTGCAAAGATGTAGGCTGTTTCAGGCTCCAGCTCTATCCCTAGGGGTAAGAATTGCCAAGTTTGTGCAGCAATGTTAAGAGAACTTCAGGGCCCAGAGTTGTTGGGAGTTCACATGACAGCCTGAGCTAGCAAAACGTGTTGAAAGTCCCAAGTGTCACCTTTCCTAaggaggaaatggggaagggCGGAAGCTATGAGGTGCAACACTGACCTGAGACCCACTGAATCCAGATGACATCATATCTCCCTAAGTGGGGCGTGAACTCCTGCAGGCTGTAGCAGTGGTAACTTTCAACTTTGTCCTCGTTAACCTGCAAGTAGCTCTGGGCTTCAAGGAGGAAGGATTCCATCATGTCCACCAATTCAACACTGCTGAAAACAGGCAACAAGACGTGCTTGCTGACCCTTCCTATTCCAGAACCGCAGTCCAAGGCGCAGCCAGTTCCCGCTCTCCCTGGCCCCTGCAGAAAAATACCTTGTGGGCCACTTCAAGGACAGAGACTCACCTCGAGTCTCGGCATtacaattatttctttaaaataagtttatttgGCTCAATTTTAGACtataaaatgtttcatttatgtgtgtgacTCAACATATTTGTTGTACACGTGTTTATAGGTAAGTATCTACTACTGCATCAATAGAGAGAACATTTCattattcccctccccccccaaagcCAAATACTTATAGTTCTGCTTGGTTTTCCCAAATTTATCTCTTTAACAAGAATCACAAACTATTATCTTGGCTTCCAATTCAAGGTAATTTTCTCCAAGAAGTGAACCACGAAGAACTCTATGAAGAATAGCTTTTATGAGCATTACAGCTAAATGGATGTGAACAATAGGTTATTACTTTGGAAAAATGCAGAGGTGGGGTAGAGCCCATCAATGACTTCTGATGACTTTCATAATTGCTCTAGACATGCACTTTATGAAAACATTCAAATTCCTGCTGGGATGATTGGAATTATAGTTTTTCTAACCTGGGTTTTGAGACTAAGAATCATTTAGTCCTTTTCTTTGGGTGGTAAAGTTTGAGACCCCAGTTGAGGAATAGCCattgtccctctgtctgtctcaccAGGATTGTACTGTAAATAAAGTTCTGCCAACACACAACACAGACATCTGGATAAAGGATCATCCTTTCAGTCCGTGTCTCCTTTAATgctgaaaggattttttttattattatttttgtacaAGAAACTATATGTTTACTGGAATAAACCTTTGAGTAAGGCTATGCATTACATTAACTAGGAAAGGGATTTGAGAGGTGGTGGATATGGAGAAGTTAGCTAATATAAATGTTCTCAAAATTGCTTCTATACAATTAAAGTAAAGCTCTGGATTTATGAAGAAAGACTCAGCTGGTCTAAATTATTCATCATGATTGGGATGGCTGCTGAATAGGTTTGCACTAGAAATTACAGTAATGGGATACTTGGAGCTAACAATCAAGATCTTACAGAGAAAGCCTACTCTTGATTTCTCAGGAACTAAGGATGAGAAATAGAGTTGGCTACAGATCAAAGGCAAACATGAGCAGAAggaaacattaaatatatatatatatgccttccaGTACACCCAAGGGGCTTCCCTTATGCTAGAGAGGCACAATGACAAGGGCAAAGGGGGCAATTATAATGTCTTCTCAAATGGAGCAAGGGCTGTAATAAATGAGTATTTATCTGTCACATGTTCTTTATATTCATAATAATTACAACAGTCAGAAGAAGCCTCTGTAAGATGACGCTGATGATGATTCCCCTTTTGGAGATGAGAAAATGCCAGTTTCTAGTATTACGTAGCTAATGGCAagaactagtgtgtgtgtgggaactGTCTGAACCAAACCCAGACTGCAGCAGGAAGATCGCCTACAGTGCTAAGGCTGGCTCCTTTGTTAGGAGCCCTTAATGTG is part of the Mus musculus strain C57BL/6J chromosome 1, GRCm38.p6 C57BL/6J genome and encodes:
- the Mettl11b gene encoding alpha N-terminal protein methyltransferase 1B, whose translation is MAHLGAHFAFRSRWQKTDDELCRHSMSFILHKAIRNDFFQSYLYLLEKIPLVKLYALTSQVIDGEMQFYARAKLFYQEVPATEEGMMGNFIELSNPDIQASREFLRKFVGGPGRAGTGCALDCGSGIGRVSKHVLLPVFSSVELVDMMESFLLEAQSYLQVNEDKVESYHCYSLQEFTPHLGRYDVIWIQWVSGYLTDKDLLAFLSRCRDGLKENGVIILKDNVAREGCIFDLSDSSVTRDMDILRSLIRKSGLVVLGQEKQEGFPEQCVPVWMFALHSDRHS